The Streptomyces sp. A2-16 sequence GTACCGCCGCGCGGCCCAGCCGACCAGCTCCGGGATGCTGCGCCACTTCACATCGGCCTCCCCGAAAGCGGAAACGCATTAGCTGACTACCCGTCAGATTAGCTGTAGCCTGACGGGCTGTCAGCAGGCCTCACAGTGTGCGGAGGTGCGTGCAGCGTGACCCTCAAGGACGCCACGGCGATCGTCGGTATCGGACGGACCCCCTTCGCCAAACACCTCGCCGAGGACGAGAGGACCCTGGCCTGCCGGGCCGTTCTCGCCGCCCTCGACGACGCCGGGATCGCCCCCGGCGAGGTCGACGCCCTGGCCTCGTACACCATGGAGGAGACGGACGAGGTCGAGCTCGCGAAGGCCGTCGGCTTCGGCGACCTCACCTTCTTCAGCAGGATCGGCTACGGCGGCGGCGGTTCCTGCGCGACGGTCGCCCACCTCGCGGCGGCGATAGCGAGCGGACAGGCCACGGTCGGGGTCGCCTGGCGCTCACGCAAGCGGGGCTCCGGCCCCCGCCCCTGGACCAACACCACCGTCCAACTCCCCACCCCCGCCCAGTGGACGAGACCCTTCGGCCTGCTCCGGCCCGCCGACGAGATCGCCATGCTCACCCGCCGCTACATGCACGAGTACGGCGCCACCCGCGACCACCTCTTCAACGTCGCCCTGGCCTGCCGCAACCGCGCCAACCAGAACCCCGCCGCGATCATGTACGAGCGCCCGCTGACCCGCGAGATGTACATGACCTCCCGCTGGATCAGCGAGCCGCTGTGCCTCTTCGACAACTGCCTCGAGACGGACGGGGCGTTGGCCTGCGTGGTCGTCAGCAGGGAGCGGGCCCGCGACTGCCCCGCCACCCCCGTCTACGTCCACTCCGCCGCCCAGGGCCTGCCCGCCCAGCACCACGGCATGGTCAACTACTGGAACGACGACCCGCTCACCGGCCCCGCCTGGACCGCCGCCCGGCACCTGTGGAAGCACGCCGACTTCACCCCGCAGGACGTCGACGTGGCCCAGATCTACGACGCGTTCACCTCCCTCGTCCCGCTCTCCCTGGAGGGCTACGGCTTCTGCGGGCGCGGCGAGGGCGGCGCGTTCACCGAGCAGGGGGCCCTGGAGATCGGCGGACGGCTGCCGATCAACACCGGCGGGGGCGGGCTCTCCGAGGCCTACGTGCACGGCTTCAACCTCATCGACGAGGGCGTGCGGCAACTGCGCGGGACCAGCACCGCCCAGGTCCCGGACGCCGCCACCTGCCTCGTCACCGCCGGCGAGGGCGTCCCCACCTCCGCCCTGCTGCTGACCAACAGGAGCTGACATGCTCGAACCGGTGAAGGACGCCACGGGCGCCCCCTTCTGGCAGTACGCGGCCCGGGGCGAACTGCGCGTCCAGGCCTGCGCCGACTGCGGCGAACTCCGCTTCCCGCCCCGACCCTGCTGCCCGCACTGCCAGTCCTTCGGGTCCGAGTGGCGCCCGGTCTCCGGGCGCGGCCGGGTCTGGT is a genomic window containing:
- a CDS encoding lipid-transfer protein; amino-acid sequence: MTLKDATAIVGIGRTPFAKHLAEDERTLACRAVLAALDDAGIAPGEVDALASYTMEETDEVELAKAVGFGDLTFFSRIGYGGGGSCATVAHLAAAIASGQATVGVAWRSRKRGSGPRPWTNTTVQLPTPAQWTRPFGLLRPADEIAMLTRRYMHEYGATRDHLFNVALACRNRANQNPAAIMYERPLTREMYMTSRWISEPLCLFDNCLETDGALACVVVSRERARDCPATPVYVHSAAQGLPAQHHGMVNYWNDDPLTGPAWTAARHLWKHADFTPQDVDVAQIYDAFTSLVPLSLEGYGFCGRGEGGAFTEQGALEIGGRLPINTGGGGLSEAYVHGFNLIDEGVRQLRGTSTAQVPDAATCLVTAGEGVPTSALLLTNRS